A part of Candidatus Electrothrix aestuarii genomic DNA contains:
- a CDS encoding MoxR family ATPase, producing MSKYTFRLVNHDRKEPFADLAMLRQRPARRPEGGGGENSEGSLAADARRFVPGQDLEYAINTAIAVNEPLLITGEPGTGKTTAAYYTAWKLGLGEVLHFQVKSETVARDLLYHFDTVRYFHDAHLAGTQQQALPDKKEYIEKREMWQALTADKPRLLLIDEIDKAPRDFPNDLLHELHEWEFSIPEIGDKITCNRDNQPLVFITSNSERRLPEPFLRRCVYHHIRFDQELIRQIVESRRDEYPALDEGFRRMAVDRFLRLRESGLRKRPASGELLVWLRILGLRAREYPRLDEDLAKLPHLGVLIKDHQDMADIKK from the coding sequence ATGAGCAAGTACACCTTTCGCCTGGTTAATCATGACCGGAAAGAACCCTTTGCCGATCTTGCCATGTTGCGGCAACGCCCGGCCCGCCGCCCGGAAGGGGGAGGCGGGGAGAATTCGGAAGGCTCTCTGGCTGCGGATGCGCGTCGGTTTGTGCCGGGGCAGGACCTGGAATATGCTATAAATACCGCCATTGCCGTGAACGAACCCCTGCTCATCACCGGAGAACCGGGCACCGGCAAGACCACGGCTGCCTATTATACGGCCTGGAAACTGGGGTTGGGCGAGGTTCTTCATTTTCAGGTGAAATCCGAAACCGTGGCCCGTGACCTGCTCTACCATTTTGATACGGTCCGGTATTTTCATGATGCCCATCTTGCTGGCACCCAACAGCAGGCCTTGCCGGACAAAAAGGAGTATATTGAAAAACGGGAGATGTGGCAGGCCCTGACCGCTGATAAACCACGTTTATTGTTGATCGATGAAATCGACAAGGCCCCGCGTGATTTCCCCAATGACCTACTCCATGAATTGCATGAGTGGGAATTCTCGATACCGGAAATCGGCGACAAGATTACCTGTAATCGGGATAATCAGCCCCTGGTCTTTATCACCTCCAACAGTGAACGCCGCCTGCCCGAACCCTTTCTCCGGCGCTGCGTGTATCATCATATCCGCTTTGATCAGGAGCTCATTCGTCAGATTGTTGAGAGCCGTCGGGATGAATACCCGGCCCTGGATGAGGGTTTTCGGCGGATGGCGGTGGACCGTTTTCTCCGTTTACGGGAAAGCGGTCTGCGTAAACGACCAGCCAGTGGTGAGCTTTTGGTCTGGCTACGCATCCTCGGCCTGCGGGCCAGGGAATACCCCAGGCTTGATGAGGACCTTGCCAAACTGCCGCATCTCGGGGTGCTGATCAAGGATCATCAGGATATGGCGGATATCAAAAAATAA
- the prfH gene encoding peptide chain release factor H, whose protein sequence is METCWLQITAGRGPEECARAVFLLLRALSDEAAQRDIRVDCLEIIQGEHPKTLRSALLSLAGKDCAAFIRSWEGTIQWIAQSPFRPRHKRKNWFVGVQQVVPPEEKELGNKDFRFESMRASGPGGQHVNKVNSAIRVTHLPTGLTAMAQEERSQHMNKKLALTRLLARIQEEQNARVKQSQQEQWGLHNELERGNPVRVFQGERFQEKKG, encoded by the coding sequence ATGGAAACCTGCTGGCTCCAGATCACAGCGGGCAGGGGGCCTGAAGAGTGTGCCCGAGCAGTCTTTCTCCTTCTCCGGGCCTTGTCTGATGAAGCCGCCCAAAGGGATATCAGGGTGGACTGTCTTGAAATAATCCAGGGTGAACATCCCAAGACCTTGCGGTCTGCCTTGCTATCACTTGCCGGGAAGGATTGTGCTGCTTTTATCCGCTCCTGGGAAGGAACCATCCAATGGATTGCCCAAAGCCCCTTTCGTCCCCGTCATAAGCGCAAGAATTGGTTTGTCGGAGTGCAGCAGGTGGTGCCACCGGAAGAAAAAGAACTGGGCAATAAGGACTTCAGGTTTGAGAGCATGCGGGCCTCCGGGCCGGGTGGACAGCATGTCAATAAGGTAAACAGTGCCATCCGGGTGACCCATCTGCCGACCGGCCTGACTGCAATGGCCCAGGAAGAACGTTCCCAGCATATGAATAAGAAGCTGGCCCTGACCCGCTTACTCGCCAGAATTCAGGAAGAGCAGAATGCGCGGGTCAAGCAGTCCCAGCAGGAACAGTGGGGCCTGCATAATGAGCTGGAGCGGGGCAACCCGGTACGGGTCTTTCAGGGGGAGCGGTTTCAGGAAAAGAAAGGGTAG
- a CDS encoding RNA ligase RtcB family protein produces MTNPATIRIIASEENRMEGEAVQQLEQVAQLPGMHKVIGLPDLHPGKGGPIGGAFFSQGILYPYLIGNDIGCGMGFWQTNLKQRKAKRDRWVKKLHGLEEPWEGDPAPWLTAEGLAPSGWDAALGTIGGGNHFVELQSIASIEDKEAFVQAGLESGKLFLLVHSGSRGLGQHILNQHIEQYRNNGLEVGSEAAAAYLEQHGHALQWARLNRAIIADRFLDMLGTEGERILDRCHNSVTPMELEGFSGWLHRKGAAPSDEGLMVIPGSRGSHTYLVQPTGSQEENCFSLAHGAGRKWKRSGTRSRLKDKYTCESLLQTSFGSRVICEDRDLLYEEAPQAYKNISVIVQDLQDAGLLKVLAVLQPLITYKVRKEVRKEARKG; encoded by the coding sequence GTGACTAATCCGGCCACAATCCGCATTATTGCCTCGGAAGAAAATCGTATGGAAGGCGAGGCCGTGCAGCAGCTTGAGCAAGTGGCCCAACTGCCGGGTATGCATAAGGTCATCGGTCTGCCGGATTTGCATCCGGGCAAGGGAGGCCCCATTGGCGGGGCCTTTTTCAGTCAGGGCATCCTCTATCCCTATCTCATCGGCAATGATATCGGTTGTGGTATGGGGTTCTGGCAGACCAATCTCAAGCAGAGAAAGGCCAAGCGGGACCGTTGGGTGAAAAAACTGCACGGCCTGGAAGAGCCTTGGGAGGGAGATCCTGCGCCCTGGCTGACAGCGGAAGGGCTCGCTCCCAGTGGCTGGGATGCTGCCTTGGGTACCATTGGCGGAGGGAATCATTTCGTCGAATTGCAGTCCATTGCTTCTATTGAGGATAAAGAGGCCTTTGTCCAGGCTGGCCTGGAAAGCGGCAAGCTTTTCCTCCTTGTCCATAGCGGTTCCCGAGGTCTGGGACAGCATATTCTCAATCAGCATATTGAGCAGTACAGAAATAATGGTCTGGAAGTAGGGAGCGAGGCAGCAGCGGCCTACCTGGAGCAGCATGGTCATGCCCTGCAATGGGCTCGGCTGAACAGGGCAATTATTGCGGATCGCTTTCTTGATATGCTGGGTACTGAGGGAGAGCGTATTCTGGATCGTTGCCATAACAGCGTGACCCCGATGGAGCTGGAGGGTTTTTCCGGCTGGTTGCATCGAAAAGGGGCTGCGCCCTCAGACGAAGGATTGATGGTTATCCCTGGATCACGCGGAAGCCATACCTATCTGGTCCAGCCCACAGGCAGCCAGGAGGAAAACTGCTTTTCCCTGGCCCACGGGGCAGGCCGGAAATGGAAAAGGAGTGGCACCCGTAGCAGGCTCAAGGACAAATACACCTGCGAGTCCTTATTGCAGACAAGCTTTGGGAGCCGGGTGATCTGCGAGGATCGGGATCTGCTTTATGAAGAAGCTCCTCAGGCCTATAAGAATATCTCTGTTATTGTGCAGGATCTCCAGGATGCCGGTCTGCTCAAGGTGCTAGCTGTGCTCCAACCCCTGATCACCTATAAGGTCAGAAAAGAGGTCAGGAAAGAGGCCAGGAAGGGCTGA
- a CDS encoding TrmH family RNA methyltransferase, with the protein MSQPINTLAGSGVILVQPKYPENIGASARIACNFGIEQLTVVADEAPDQERMLKMATHKAAHLIHALRVVGTTREAAEPYHFIVGTTARQGKNRVLEHTPSSVMQELAPLAAQHNHIALMFGPESSGLTNEDLDYCQFFSTIPTADFSSLNLAQAVAIHCYELSQAMSRLEEPENLGGENQYANSYDLEGMYEHIEEALTRITFIRHTNKTYWMRNIRHFLSRTRLKKKEASLIRGVCRKFLWHSGQEGLEQQEIKNGD; encoded by the coding sequence TTGTCACAACCAATCAACACCTTGGCCGGAAGTGGTGTAATTCTGGTTCAACCCAAGTACCCGGAAAATATCGGGGCTTCTGCTCGTATTGCCTGCAATTTTGGTATAGAGCAACTCACAGTGGTCGCGGATGAAGCACCTGATCAGGAGCGGATGCTGAAAATGGCCACTCATAAGGCGGCCCATCTTATCCATGCTCTTCGGGTCGTCGGAACCACCCGGGAGGCGGCAGAACCCTATCATTTTATTGTCGGGACAACAGCGCGGCAGGGAAAAAATCGGGTCTTGGAGCATACCCCCAGCTCGGTTATGCAGGAGTTGGCACCCTTAGCTGCTCAGCATAATCATATCGCCTTGATGTTCGGCCCGGAAAGCAGCGGGCTGACCAATGAGGATCTTGACTATTGCCAGTTTTTTTCCACCATACCTACGGCGGATTTCTCTTCACTCAACCTGGCTCAGGCTGTTGCTATCCACTGCTATGAGCTCTCTCAGGCCATGAGCAGGCTGGAAGAACCTGAAAATTTAGGTGGCGAGAATCAATATGCCAACTCCTATGATCTGGAGGGGATGTACGAACATATCGAAGAGGCCCTGACCAGGATCACCTTTATTCGGCACACCAATAAAACGTACTGGATGCGCAATATCCGTCATTTCCTCAGCCGGACCCGCCTGAAAAAGAAAGAGGCTAGTCTGATTCGCGGGGTGTGCAGAAAGTTCCTTTGGCATAGTGGGCAGGAAGGGTTGGAGCAGCAGGAGATAAAGAACGGTGACTAA
- a CDS encoding LapA family protein, whose translation MEELTKLTDYPFLFGLVIGLVIAVVFWMRSLMKARQLNGEIKKLREHLHTKFEIESEDNERRKEELTQVRQERDNLRNMIQVLNQKPSKQEIRQTQIYQKAIETMFEKSPGFAPAWQITLKEAEEEMRNAEKGILPFFKRMTGSSPASYSQSSSEEKKPRNRHLELEDPANL comes from the coding sequence ATGGAAGAGTTGACAAAATTGACCGATTATCCTTTTTTATTCGGCTTAGTTATCGGCCTGGTCATAGCTGTGGTTTTCTGGATGCGTTCTTTGATGAAGGCACGACAGCTCAACGGCGAGATCAAAAAACTGCGTGAGCATCTGCACACCAAGTTCGAGATTGAATCTGAGGATAACGAGCGCCGCAAAGAAGAACTGACCCAGGTCCGGCAGGAGCGGGATAATCTCCGCAATATGATTCAGGTCCTGAATCAGAAGCCGAGCAAACAGGAAATTCGTCAGACCCAAATCTATCAGAAAGCCATAGAGACCATGTTTGAGAAGTCTCCTGGTTTTGCCCCGGCGTGGCAGATTACCCTGAAAGAGGCAGAAGAAGAGATGCGTAATGCGGAAAAAGGCATCTTGCCCTTTTTTAAACGGATGACCGGTTCCTCTCCGGCTTCCTATTCTCAGTCCTCTTCAGAAGAGAAGAAGCCTCGCAACCGGCATCTGGAGCTTGAAGACCCTGCCAACCTGTAA
- the rnr gene encoding ribonuclease R yields MTKKRHRGSRQKTRTQGTGRQQGKESSLSNTLLSYFQRQKEPVSLKTFLEDMGSSQPPRKLVKEVLADLERAGKLRRQKHCWVIAERTKPVRATLSLTAKGFGFAVLEGNVAREQKDIFIPASALNGATHGDTVLVQPGGSPKRPEGEVVQVEKRAFTHVCGIYMSGKNTGYVAPDNDKLPTSIQVRRNDAMNAEDGMAVRVEILDYGAKQRMPVGKVVEILGPADSVEVQIRLTVERFQLPRFFPKNVEQAADQLVPLTEPEPGRKDLRYLRHVTIDGATAKDFDDAIAVQKTKSGYRLFVSIADVSYYVQPGSAIDQEAYQRGTSVYLPDLVLPMLPERLSNDLCSLVPDQDRPAFSAILDFDEEGKRIGAKFTRSIIRSHQRFTYDTVHQAIYLREKEARQEHKSLLPMLEKAKELAGLLNKQRTQRGALGFTVPENDIRLEEDKVSSIGRLKRNKAHLLIEEFMLAANEAVGETLDRAGAAVLFRVHEEPDEDKVKDFSELAWSLGLKLPKVEITPSWFAGVLDLSKDSPTEYVVNNLLLRTMQRARYTPANYGHFGLAAEYYIHFTSPIRRYPDLVAHRVLQNVLLHKSGKKAGGRGGGKGGGKGSPGKILPNGVNPEAAGTFLSARERVAVDAERDIQARLAALYLRDKIGEQFDAIVSGVTSFGFFVELVDCLISGAIPVSEMTDDYYHYDNKGHKLVGERTGKVHRLGDLIQVQLEQVDMLSRKITFSLIGKREK; encoded by the coding sequence ATGACGAAAAAAAGACATAGAGGGAGCAGACAGAAAACCCGCACTCAGGGGACAGGGCGGCAGCAAGGGAAGGAGTCTTCCCTCAGCAATACCTTGCTTTCCTATTTTCAGCGCCAGAAAGAACCTGTCTCCCTGAAGACGTTTCTTGAGGATATGGGGTCCTCCCAGCCCCCCCGTAAATTGGTCAAAGAGGTGCTTGCCGATTTGGAACGGGCGGGTAAGCTGCGACGGCAAAAGCATTGTTGGGTGATTGCAGAGCGAACAAAGCCTGTCCGGGCGACTCTTTCCTTGACCGCAAAGGGGTTCGGTTTTGCTGTGCTGGAAGGCAATGTGGCCAGGGAGCAAAAGGATATCTTTATCCCTGCCTCAGCCCTGAATGGGGCTACCCACGGCGATACAGTCCTGGTGCAACCTGGAGGATCCCCCAAACGCCCAGAGGGCGAGGTGGTGCAGGTGGAAAAGCGGGCCTTCACCCATGTCTGTGGGATCTACATGAGCGGGAAGAATACCGGTTATGTGGCCCCGGATAATGATAAGCTACCCACCAGTATTCAGGTGCGCCGCAATGATGCCATGAATGCCGAGGATGGGATGGCGGTGCGGGTGGAGATCCTGGACTATGGGGCCAAGCAACGCATGCCCGTGGGCAAGGTCGTGGAAATACTTGGTCCGGCTGATTCGGTGGAGGTGCAAATTCGCCTGACAGTGGAACGATTCCAGCTTCCCCGTTTTTTTCCGAAAAATGTGGAGCAGGCAGCTGACCAACTGGTACCGCTGACTGAGCCGGAACCTGGCAGGAAAGATTTACGCTATTTGCGACACGTTACCATTGATGGGGCCACAGCCAAGGATTTTGATGATGCCATTGCGGTCCAGAAGACAAAGTCCGGGTATCGTCTCTTTGTCTCCATTGCTGATGTTAGCTATTATGTGCAGCCGGGCTCTGCCATTGACCAAGAGGCCTATCAACGCGGGACCAGCGTGTATTTGCCAGATTTGGTCCTTCCTATGTTGCCGGAGCGACTTTCCAATGATCTCTGTTCCCTGGTACCTGATCAGGACCGGCCTGCCTTTAGTGCCATTCTGGACTTTGATGAGGAGGGAAAACGGATCGGGGCAAAGTTTACCCGGAGCATAATCCGCAGTCATCAGCGTTTCACCTATGATACCGTTCATCAGGCAATCTACCTTCGGGAGAAGGAAGCACGCCAGGAGCATAAATCCCTGCTGCCCATGTTGGAAAAGGCCAAAGAGCTTGCTGGCCTGCTCAATAAACAGCGTACGCAACGAGGTGCCCTGGGCTTCACCGTGCCGGAGAACGATATCCGCCTTGAAGAGGATAAGGTCAGTTCCATTGGTCGGCTCAAACGCAACAAGGCCCATCTCCTGATTGAGGAGTTCATGCTGGCAGCCAATGAGGCTGTGGGCGAGACCCTGGATCGGGCCGGGGCTGCGGTCCTGTTTCGAGTTCATGAGGAACCTGACGAAGATAAGGTTAAGGATTTCTCTGAGCTGGCTTGGTCCCTGGGATTGAAACTCCCCAAGGTGGAAATTACGCCTTCCTGGTTTGCCGGGGTCCTGGATCTCTCCAAAGATTCGCCCACCGAATATGTGGTGAATAATCTCCTCTTGCGCACCATGCAGCGAGCACGATATACGCCAGCGAATTATGGTCATTTCGGTCTGGCTGCAGAGTATTATATCCACTTTACCTCACCCATCCGGCGCTACCCGGATTTGGTTGCTCATCGGGTCCTCCAGAATGTACTCCTGCATAAATCCGGGAAAAAAGCAGGTGGCAGAGGTGGTGGCAAAGGTGGTGGCAAAGGGAGCCCAGGAAAAATTTTGCCCAATGGGGTGAATCCAGAGGCCGCAGGTACCTTCCTCTCTGCCCGTGAACGGGTGGCAGTGGATGCGGAGCGGGATATCCAGGCCCGGCTTGCAGCCCTGTATCTCCGGGATAAGATAGGCGAGCAGTTCGACGCCATCGTCTCCGGGGTGACCTCTTTTGGTTTTTTTGTGGAGCTGGTTGACTGCCTGATTAGTGGTGCCATCCCAGTTAGTGAAATGACGGATGATTATTATCATTACGATAACAAGGGCCATAAGCTGGTGGGCGAGCGTACCGGTAAGGTGCATCGCCTGGGCGATCTGATTCAGGTGCAACTGGAGCAAGTTGATATGCTCTCAAGAAAAATCACCTTTTCTCTTATTGGTAAGCGAGAGAAATAG